The sequence GCAAGTCATCCTCTACCTTTTTCCACTCGCTGTCCGATGTCAGAAAGAACGTATGCTTCACTCCACTGTCACTTAAATCCTCGGCCCACTGGGTTAATCTCAAAACCTCGTCCATCCTGGAAGCAGACATTCCATACGTAAATGCCGGCGTCATGATCATTCTACCTTTAAATTGTCTTTCAAGGTGAAAGGTGAGTAGAGTGATAAATTCAGATTGTGCTGCAGAAACTTTGATATCCTTCCCAAAATCAACAGGAACCATCGGAATGACAGCAGTATCTATGTATTCTTTTTCAGATTCAAAGACTTCAATATCTTTTACGTTCCAATTCATTTAAAACCCTCGTTTCGTCTTTCATTTTTCACTTCCCATCATATCACTTTATAACACTCGTTTAAAAGCGATTTCACTTTTTACAATAGTATGCTCCATAAACCTTCATCCTATTTATTTGCATCTGCAAAAAAGCTCGAATGAAGAGATGTACCTTTCTCTTCATTCGAGCTTTTAGCTTAAGCTATTCAATTCTTGAGTTAACTTCTTAAAGGATTTTTCATCTCCGGTATCAAGAGCCTGATCAATGGCCTTTAGCAAACGGTCACGTTGAAAGGTTTGCAAACTGTCTTTAAGGAACTGCTCAGCGACAATCCTGTCTTTTTCATTAATCAATAAATACTTTGGCATAAACGGGTTTTCTTCAAGTACAGCTGCAAATTGATAACTTGAGTTTGCCTTACTGAAGTTCAATTGAATGTAAATATCTTCGTCCTTATTTAAACGAATGTCGTGAAATGACTTTTCTGCATCTGTTGTCATAATATTTTCTTTATAGAAGCGGAATGGCACATCCTCAACACAATGCGTGGACATCACAAGCCCCCTGGGACAGTACTGAGATTCTTCCACAAAATGAACTTTTTTCATTAATTGATCATGACTCATCAGGTAATTTAGTATCCACACACATTCTCTTCTTTTTAGTTGATATCGGTTTAAAAACCAGCGAATAAATTCTTTCTTCTCGTTGACAGAAACAGGGGTGGTCATGGTTTTCCCTCCTCTGCAGAATCCTTTTATAAGGTCCGTTTTCCTTTTGACAATTAAAAACGTTAGCAACTCTAAGGTGTTCTCATGTGCTTACACACCAGTCAAATCCCTTTGTACCACCGACGTCGATTAGTCTTGTAATCTTTCAATTAACTCCTGCCACTCGTCATTTGAAGGATCCATTTCAATCAGGTGTTTATATACTTCTATCGCTTCACCTCTGAGTCCTTCTTCTACTAAAAATTGTCCGTACTCTATTAAAAACTCTTGATGATTCTTAAAGTAAGTATATGCAATACGGTATTGTTTTAATGCATGATTATATTGTTCAAGCCCTTCATAGGCCTTTGCAAGGTCCCAGTTGATTTGAGGCTCTTCTTCCCCTTCAACCGTAAGCATCTGGGCAATTTCCAATACATCATCGAATCGATCCTGTGTAAAAAACAATTTATTAATAACCAAAGCCGCTTCTACATAACCAGGATCTAATGCTAAGGCTTCTCTTAAAAAAGCTTCCGCCTCTTTTTCTAATCCAAGCTTCAAGGAAACCTTCCCACCAAACAAATTCAGTTCCTTGTTGTATTCATCCTGCTTTACGCCTTCTTGTATGGTTTCAAGGCTTTCCTGCAGCATTTCTTCATGTTCATAGGACCTCGCTAATAATAAATACACCGAATGATATTCCGGGTCTAACTCTTTAACGGAAACAAACTTTTCAATGGCTTTTTCG is a genomic window of Rossellomorea sp. y25 containing:
- a CDS encoding YpiF family protein, yielding MNWNVKDIEVFESEKEYIDTAVIPMVPVDFGKDIKVSAAQSEFITLLTFHLERQFKGRMIMTPAFTYGMSASRMDEVLRLTQWAEDLSDSGVKHTFFLTSDSEWKKVEDDLHDRLIWVPSIPLEHLDEQYKHSIMEDQVKQLLNVIVQKWQKNS
- a CDS encoding ReoY family proteolytic degradation factor; protein product: MTTPVSVNEKKEFIRWFLNRYQLKRRECVWILNYLMSHDQLMKKVHFVEESQYCPRGLVMSTHCVEDVPFRFYKENIMTTDAEKSFHDIRLNKDEDIYIQLNFSKANSSYQFAAVLEENPFMPKYLLINEKDRIVAEQFLKDSLQTFQRDRLLKAIDQALDTGDEKSFKKLTQELNSLS